The genomic interval GATATTTTGGATGAAAATAACAATAATGCATTATCATCATTTTATCTAAACCAAAATTATCCCAATCCGTTTAATCCGTCGACAAAAATAAGTTTTACAATTCCGGAAGCCTCAATAGTAAAGATTAAAGTTTACGATATTATCGGAAGAGAAGTTGCGACAATTCTTAACAAATCATTAGTTGCCGGTGCACATATTGTTCCATTTAATGCCGATAATTTAGAAAGCGGAGTTTATGTTTATAGAATTTCCGCGAATAATTTTTTTGATTCGAAAAAAATGATATTAATGAAGTAATTTAATTTACTAAACAAGCCGAATAATTTTATTCGGCTTTACTTTTCTATATAGATTTTTTAAATACTTATACTGAAACTAATAACATGAATTGTTTTTTTTAGAAATAATTCTTTCTATAGTATTGGATTCTTTACTTTCTTGTTGATATTGATTATGGTGAAAAATTGTATACAAATATTTTAATTCAATAATTACGCTTCCGCCATCTTTCCCTATTAAAATATTAAAGCCAATATTTGAATCATAGTTTTCATGACCAACATCCAAATTATAATTTGTTGGATCAGGTTGATATAAATGGCTGGCTTCTTCGTTGTTAACAATTCCATAATAACCAACACCAGCGCCAAGGTAAAAATCTGTAAGATATTTGTTTGAAGAATAAATTGCTGTTTCTTTTAATTGTGTAAAAATGCAAGATGATAAACTATTATATTCTTTAGTTGAAACACTGTGGTAATTCGCGGAAAGATTTGTTCTCAAATTCAATTTATCGTTAAATATTAAATCCCAGAAAAACTTTAAGCCAATTGGTGAAAATGTTAAAGTTTGGGAAACCGCGTTAAAATTAATTCCAATGTACGGTTTAAATTCTTGACTATATATTTTTTTATTTATAAGAAGTAATAAAAGTATGAGCAATAAAGATTTATTGTAATCATTTTGATCTAAATTATTATTTAAAAAAAATAATTTATTGATTTGATTAATTAAATCAAAACTAAATTACAAATATTTATATTAATACACTTAAAGTCAAAAATAAATATTGAAATATTAAATAATAATTAAAAAAAATAATTTTACATATTTAACATCTTTTTATAGTCGGAAATTGCTGTTGAAACAAATTTTGGATTTGGCGAGCCGTAAGTTTTTTTATTTTGCAAACACGTTACTACTGATAATGAATTATAAACATCTTCTTCAAAAAGGGGAGAGAAGTATTTAAATTCATGTAAAGTTATTTGATTAAGTTTCTTGTTTTCTTCAGTCGCAAATTTCACAATTTTCCCAAGTATATCATGCGCGTCTCGGAAGGGAATGCCTTTTAATACTAAGTAATCAGCAAGATCTGTTGCCAGCATAAAACTTCCGTCTATATCTTGAACAAATCTATCTTTAGTTACGTTTATGCTTTTGATCATTTCCGACATAAGACTCAGCGAATCGAAAAGTGTAAAATACGAATCGAACATTCCTTCTTTGTCTTCCTGCAGATCTCTGTTATAACTCAAAGGCAAAGATTTAATAGTAGATAACAACGCAAAATAATTTCCGAAAGTTCTGCCATTTTTGCCTCTTATCAATTCAGCCAAATCCGGATTTTTTTTCTGCGGCATCAATGATGAACCTGTTGTATATTCATCTCCGAGTTTAATAAAATTCCATTCGTAGGAAGTCCATAAAATTATTTCTTCACTCAATCTGCTTAAATGCAGCATCGTTAAATTGCACGAATGAAGGAAATCCAAAATAAAATCTCTATTGGAAACCGAGTCTAACGCGTTTTTAGAAATATTTGAAAATCCTAATTCATGCGTAGTAAATTCTCTGTCTAAGGCAATTGTTGATCCGGCTAACGCGCCCGATCCCAAAACATTTTCATCGGCTTGATCAAACGAAAAACCAAATCTTGATTTATCCCGTTCAAGCATTTCTAAATACGCTAATAAATGAAAAGCAAACGAGATCGGCTGAGCTCTTTGAAGATGTGTGTAACCCGGAATTACAGTGTTGATATTATCTTCGGCTACTTCGACCAAACTTTTTTGTAGATCAATTATTTGCTCCCGCAGTTTTATTGAAGCAAATTTAATCCAAAGTCTTACATCGGTAATTACTTGATCATTCCTGCTTCTTGCCGTGTGTAATTTTTTTCCGGTATTTCCAATTAGTTCTGTAAGTTTAGATTCAATGGCGGAGTGAACATCTTCAAACTCTGAAACACTTGGAATCCAATTCCCTTCATTAAATTGAAGAAGTATTGTGTCCAAAGAATTTTGAATACTTTGATTTTCTTCGCTTGTTATTATTCCAATTTTATTCAGCATATTTGAATGAGCTTTACTGACTTTAATATCCCATTCTATCAAATTTATGTCATAAGAGAGAGAAGAGGAAAATTCCAACGCTTTACTGTCAAATTGTTTGCTGAATCTTGAACCCCACAACATGTTAAGCTCCATTTAATTGAATAAGTAGAAAAATCAAAAAAAATTACTAATCAAAAAATATTCAAATGAATATAATAAAAAAGACAAAACGCTATTTAACTAAAAAGTTGTTTGCATTTTGTCTTAAGGATTTTATACTAAAGATTTATAAACTTTTTACTTTCTCATATTCTTTTTTCGTATGTCTTGTAATTACTTGATGCGGTAAACTTGTAATATTAATAAAGCCTTCGGCATCTTTATGATTAAAAGTGTCTTCTTCGGTATAAGTCGCGAGTTCCTGATTATATAAACTGTTTTCCGAAACTCTCGCAAGAACTTTTATTGTGCCTTTATATAATTCTAAAGTTACTTCACCGCTCACTCTTTCTTGAACTTTATCGAAGAAAGCAGTTAAGGATTCAAACAAAGGTGAATACCAAAAACCGTCATAAATTAAATTAGCGTAAGTATTGGATGCGTTTTGTTTATATCTGAAAGTATCTTTATCCAAAGTCAGTTTTTCCAATTGTCTGTGTGCTTCATGAAGAATTATCGCGCCGGGAGCTTCATAAACTTCTCTTGATTTAATACCGACAACTCTGTTTTCAACAATGTCCAATCTTCCTATTCCGTGTTTTCCGCCGATGTCGTTTAAAGTGCTTACTAATTGAGCGCCGGGAATTTCAACCCCGTCTATCTTTGTTGGTATACCTTTGTTAAATGTAATTTTAATTATTTCCGATTTTTGAGGCGCGTCTTTTGGATTGGCGGTGATTTGATATGCGTCTTCCGGCGGCGCTTCTGCTGTATCTTCTAAAATACCGCATTCAGTCGCAATGCCCCAAATGTTTTCATCAATTGAATAAAGTTTCTGCAAGTTAGCGGAAATCGGAATATCATTTTCTTTTGCATAAATAATTTCTTCTTCTCTGCTTTTAAATTCCCAAGTTCTTAAAGGCGCAAGAATTTGAATGCTTGGATCCAAAGTTTTCATTCCTACTTCAAATCTAACCTGATCATTTCCTTTTCCGGTACATCCGTGAGCAATCATATTCGCGCCTTCTTTTTGCGCAATTTCAACCATTAGTTTAGCTAATAAAGGACGACCGATAGCGGTAGCGAGCGGATATTCGCCTTCATAAAGAGCTCCGCCTTTAAGTGCTTTAAATGCATATTCTTCAATAAATTCTTTTTGTAAATTAACTACGTATGCTTTTGAAGCGCCCGTACTTAAAGCTTTTTCTTCAATATTTACTATCTCGGTTTTTTGTCCCAAATTTCCGGTTACGGTAATAATCTCGGCATTATATTTTTTACTGAGCCATTTAACCATTACGCTTGTATCCAAGCCGCCGGAATAAGCTACAACTATTTTGTTGTTCTGCATCTTTTTGTTACCTCATTTTTTATAATTATCTGTAATTAAATTTTTAAGTATCTCAATTATTTTATCAATGCTTGAAATTTTATTGGGAATAATTAAAACTGTATCATCGCCGCCGATTGTTCCTAAAATTTCTTCACGGTTAAGTCTGTCGATATAATGCGCTACACCTTGAGCTCTTCCGGCAAGAGTTCTTAAAACTATCATTGATTCATTTTGCGCGATGTTTAATATTTCAAGTCCAACTAATTTTGCAATTTCTTTACCATAATCAGTACTGCTCAAAATATATTGAACGCCTAAATTTGTAAAAGTTCTAATTACACCTAGATCAGCAAAATCTCTGCTCAATGTCGCTTGAGTTATTGTTACTCCTTCATTTTGAAGTAATTTAAGAATTTGTTCTTGATTTGAAATAATTCGTTCAGTTAAAATTCTTTTAATTTTGTTCTGCCTTACTAATTTTGATGACATAATTCTTCACTTTTGTTTGTTATTAAATTATCAATTAATAATACCTCTACAAATTTATTAACAAAATAATCAATATGTGACACGTCAATTATAAAAGGCGGAAGAATTCTTAATACATTATTTCCGGCAGTGCCAACCACAATTTTATTTTCAATTAATTTAGCGGCTATATTTTTTGCATCAATTGATTCATTAAATTCAATACCAATCATTAATCCTTTAACGCGAATTTCTTTAATTATTGGAATTTTCTTTTGTGAAATTTTTTCTATAAATAATTTCCCAAGCTTATCAACATTTTCCAAAACTTCATTGGAAACTAAATCTGTAACTTTATTTGCCACAGAAATAGAAACCGGATTACCACCAAATGTTGAACCGTGACTTCCCGGCGTTATAGCTTCGGCAACTTTATCCGAACAGATAACCGCTCCAAGCGGGAAACCGTTTGCTATTCCTTTCGCCAGTGTTACAATATCCGGAATAATTTTACTATGCTGATACGCAAAATATTTTCCCGTCCTTCCGTTTCCGGTTTGAATTTCGTCAACTATCATTAATATGTTTTTTTCATCGCAAATTTTTCTAACTTCATTCAAGTAATTTTCAGATGGAATCAATATTCCGTTTTCGCCTTGAATTGGCTCAAGCATAACGGCTATTGTTGTTTCGTCAATCGCGTTTTTAATAGCTTCGGAATCATTGTATGGTACGCTTATAAATCCCGGAGTTAACGGATAAAACCCTTCCCATAATTTTTCCTGGGCGGATGCGGATAAACTTCCGTATGTTCTTCCGTGAAAACTTCCTTTTGCGGAAATTATTGTTGATTTTCCCATACCGTATTTTCTTGCAAATTTAATTGCGGCTTCATTTGCTTCGGTTCCCGAATTGCAGAAAAATACTTTATCCAATCCCGATTTATCGCAAAGTTTTTTTGCCAATTCTTCCTGTGGAGTTGATGTAAATAAATTTGACACGTGCCATAAATTGTCAATTTGTGAAATAGCGGCATTAACCAACTTCTTATTCTTATGACCCAAACCGGTAACCGCGATACCGCTTAGAAAATCCAAGTATTTATTTCCGTCCTTGTCGAATAAGTAAACTCCGTCACCTTTAATAAATTCAACGGAATTTCTTTTATAAGTATTTACTTGATAACTTTTAATTTCAGAATTAGTTGACAATCCAAGTTCCTTTTACGTTATTATTATTTATTTCATTGCCGATCCAAATATTGTTTACTCCGTTTGACAATAAATTCAAGCATGAATTAATTTTAGGTATCATTCCATTATTTATTTCACCGGTGGATATTCCATTTTTAAGTTCATTTGCAGAAAGTGAATTTTGATATTTGCCGTTTAATATTACTCCTTCGATATCCGAAACAAAAAATACAGAATCCGCTTTAAGTAATTTTGCGATTGCGCCGGCAAAAAGATCGGCGTTAACATTCATTAAATTTCCGTCTTTATCTCTGCATATGCTTGAAAAAACAGGAAGTACATCATCTTTAAGTAAATCTTTTATCCAAATTGCGTCATCAATATTTGATACCGGATTACCAACAAATCCCAATTTATCATTGACATATTCGGCAACAAAAGAATCCATATCAATTCCGTTTAATCCAATTGCCTTAATTCTATTTTTATGTAGGTAAGCTGTTAATTTACTGTTGATTAATCCGCCTTGAACAGCCGCGGTAATTTCCATTGTTTCTTTACATGTAATTCTTTGACCTTCAAAAAAATCGGATTTAATTCCCATTTTTTCAGCCCATTCGGTAATTAGTTTTCCGCCGCCGTGGATAAGAATTACTGATGAATATTTTTGCTGTAAATTTTTTATAAGATTTACGCCTGCCATTGTAGTTGTAAATTCTTCTAAATATTTTCCACTGATTTTTACGATTGCTAAGTTCATAATAGTTCTCTTAAGTTCTATAGTGAGCGTTAATTTTGATATATTGTTCGGAATAATCACACGTCCACCAAGTTGTGTTCGCGTTTCCGTCATTAAGATCAAGTGTAATGGTAATTTCTTTGTTTTCTAAAATTTTCGCAGCTTCTTTTTCAACATCATTTATTTTATAATTTGGTGACATAAGAGCTAAATCATCAAAATATAAAGTAACTTTTTCGGGTTTTATATTTGCGCCGGAACTGCTTGCCGCCGAAATTACTCTTCCCCAATTTGGATCGCCGCCATTAATAGCTGTTTTTACCAATGGAGAATTTGCAATTG from Ignavibacteriota bacterium carries:
- the argB gene encoding acetylglutamate kinase; protein product: MNLAIVKISGKYLEEFTTTMAGVNLIKNLQQKYSSVILIHGGGKLITEWAEKMGIKSDFFEGQRITCKETMEITAAVQGGLINSKLTAYLHKNRIKAIGLNGIDMDSFVAEYVNDKLGFVGNPVSNIDDAIWIKDLLKDDVLPVFSSICRDKDGNLMNVNADLFAGAIAKLLKADSVFFVSDIEGVILNGKYQNSLSANELKNGISTGEINNGMIPKINSCLNLLSNGVNNIWIGNEINNNNVKGTWIVN
- a CDS encoding aspartate aminotransferase family protein codes for the protein MSTNSEIKSYQVNTYKRNSVEFIKGDGVYLFDKDGNKYLDFLSGIAVTGLGHKNKKLVNAAISQIDNLWHVSNLFTSTPQEELAKKLCDKSGLDKVFFCNSGTEANEAAIKFARKYGMGKSTIISAKGSFHGRTYGSLSASAQEKLWEGFYPLTPGFISVPYNDSEAIKNAIDETTIAVMLEPIQGENGILIPSENYLNEVRKICDEKNILMIVDEIQTGNGRTGKYFAYQHSKIIPDIVTLAKGIANGFPLGAVICSDKVAEAITPGSHGSTFGGNPVSISVANKVTDLVSNEVLENVDKLGKLFIEKISQKKIPIIKEIRVKGLMIGIEFNESIDAKNIAAKLIENKIVVGTAGNNVLRILPPFIIDVSHIDYFVNKFVEVLLIDNLITNKSEELCHQN
- the argH gene encoding argininosuccinate lyase, whose amino-acid sequence is MLWGSRFSKQFDSKALEFSSSLSYDINLIEWDIKVSKAHSNMLNKIGIITSEENQSIQNSLDTILLQFNEGNWIPSVSEFEDVHSAIESKLTELIGNTGKKLHTARSRNDQVITDVRLWIKFASIKLREQIIDLQKSLVEVAEDNINTVIPGYTHLQRAQPISFAFHLLAYLEMLERDKSRFGFSFDQADENVLGSGALAGSTIALDREFTTHELGFSNISKNALDSVSNRDFILDFLHSCNLTMLHLSRLSEEIILWTSYEWNFIKLGDEYTTGSSLMPQKKNPDLAELIRGKNGRTFGNYFALLSTIKSLPLSYNRDLQEDKEGMFDSYFTLFDSLSLMSEMIKSINVTKDRFVQDIDGSFMLATDLADYLVLKGIPFRDAHDILGKIVKFATEENKKLNQITLHEFKYFSPLFEEDVYNSLSVVTCLQNKKTYGSPNPKFVSTAISDYKKMLNM
- a CDS encoding arginine repressor; translated protein: MSSKLVRQNKIKRILTERIISNQEQILKLLQNEGVTITQATLSRDFADLGVIRTFTNLGVQYILSSTDYGKEIAKLVGLEILNIAQNESMIVLRTLAGRAQGVAHYIDRLNREEILGTIGGDDTVLIIPNKISSIDKIIEILKNLITDNYKK
- a CDS encoding argininosuccinate synthase gives rise to the protein MQNNKIVVAYSGGLDTSVMVKWLSKKYNAEIITVTGNLGQKTEIVNIEEKALSTGASKAYVVNLQKEFIEEYAFKALKGGALYEGEYPLATAIGRPLLAKLMVEIAQKEGANMIAHGCTGKGNDQVRFEVGMKTLDPSIQILAPLRTWEFKSREEEIIYAKENDIPISANLQKLYSIDENIWGIATECGILEDTAEAPPEDAYQITANPKDAPQKSEIIKITFNKGIPTKIDGVEIPGAQLVSTLNDIGGKHGIGRLDIVENRVVGIKSREVYEAPGAIILHEAHRQLEKLTLDKDTFRYKQNASNTYANLIYDGFWYSPLFESLTAFFDKVQERVSGEVTLELYKGTIKVLARVSENSLYNQELATYTEEDTFNHKDAEGFINITSLPHQVITRHTKKEYEKVKSL